Proteins found in one Sorghum bicolor cultivar BTx623 chromosome 1, Sorghum_bicolor_NCBIv3, whole genome shotgun sequence genomic segment:
- the LOC110431876 gene encoding uncharacterized protein LOC110431876 produces the protein MANNRRNRRGEDLPPPPPPPTMEQLMLMQTQLLQQLAQNMQNNGNGNGNAPPHVRDKSGEFLKGHPPVFKYSTDPLEADDWLRAIERQLEIAQYDDREKVLYAAGQLQGASLDWWDSFRFGRTDVHPITWMEFRNAFRSNHVSAGLMKLKKKEFLSLKQGGMFVAEYRDSFQYLVDKALVIENKRHQMEDKKRKFQGQQSGNNMRTRTNPQQAYPQQRYQGQLSLVNHNQQPQCAQQQQQQYRVPNQRQQPVNNAPVKTNVPNGPPNNGAPKAPNANNDNKCYSSGEPGHYSNRCPKKMAQNNIRRRVNHVTAEAAQEASDVMLGMFPVNSSPATVLFDSGASHSFIAHSFVKKYDIPMIAMKNSMIVSSPGAEMQATLRCPLVNITLRGVEFTISPVVLKTFGIDVILGMEWLRQRKAVIQCDSKTVQLMSPSGQQMEVEVSMSTKQYYTVNQLKGTSIEGIRIVNEYLDVFREELLGMPPDRDIEFRIELLPRTAPIAKRPYRMGVNELAELKKQLRELLDKGYVQPSSSPWEHQCYS, from the exons ATGGCCaacaataggaggaacaggaggGGTGAGGActtgccaccaccaccaccaccccctACTATGGAGCAGCTGATGTTGATGCAAACACAACTACTGCAGCAGCTGGCTCAGAATATGCAGAACAACGGAAATGGAAATGGAAACGCACCTCCTCATGTTAGGGACAAGAGTGGAGAATTCCTGAAGGGACATCCGCCTGTTTTCAAATACTCCACCGACCCTCTCGAAGCTGATGATTGGCTTCGTGCTATTGAAAGACAACTGGAGATTGCACAGTATGATGACAGAGAGAAAGTGTTGTATGCAGCAGGGCAATTGCAAGGGGCTTCACTTGATTGGTGGGATTCTTTCCGTTTTGGCCGTACAGATGTTCACCCCATAACCTGGATGGAGTTCCGTAATGCTTTCCGCTCTAATCATGTCTCTGCCGGACTAATGAAACTGAAAAAGAAAGAATTTCTCTCCCTCAAGCAAGGAGGTATGTTTGTTGCTGAATATCGTGACAG CTTTCAGTATCTGGTGGACAAGGCCCTGGTGATTGAAAACAAACGCCATCAGATGGAAGATAAGAAAAGGAAGTTCCAGGGACAACAGTCAGGAAACAACATGCGTACTCGTACCAATCCTCAGCAAGCTTATCCACAGCAACGCTATCAGGGACAGTTAAGCCTGGTCAATCATAACCAGCAGCCACAATgtgcacagcagcagcagcagcagtacagAGTACCTAACCAACGTCAGCAGCCAGTCAATAATGCTCCTGTAAAAACAAATGTTCCCAATGGTCCACCAAATAATGGTGCACCAAAAGCACCAAATGCCAACAATGATAACAAATGTTACAGCAGTGGTGAGCCAGGACATTACTCCAATAGGTGCCCCAAGAAGATGGCCCAAAACAATATCAGAAGAAGGGTAAATCATGTGACAGCCGAGGCGGCACAGGAGGCATCGGACGTGATGCTCGGTATGTTTCCAGTTAACTCAAGccccgctacagttttattcgattctggtgcatcacaTTCCTTTATTGCTCATTCATTTGTCAAGAAATATGATATACCCATGATTGCTATGAAAAATTCCATGATAGTTAGCTCACCTGGAGCAGAAATGCAAGCTACCCTTAGATGCCCTCTAGTGAACATcaccttaaggggggtagagtttacaATTAGCCCAGtggttttgaaaacttttggtatTGATGTTATCTTGGGTATGGAATGGTTGAGACAAAGAAAGGCAGTTATACAATGTGATAGCAAAACAGTTCAGTTAATGTCACCTTCAGGCCAGCAGATGGAGGTAGAGGTCAGCATGTCAACTAAACAATACTACACAGTTAATCAACTGAAGGGGACATCAATAGAGGGCATACGAATAGTGAATGAGTATCTGGACGTATTCCGTGAGGAACTgctaggtatgccacctgaccgtgacATTGAGTTTAGAATTGAACTTTTACCTagaactgcacccatagctaaaagaccatacaGAATGGGTGTGAATGAATTAGCAGAACTTAAGAAGCAATTAAGAGAATTGCTAGATAAGGGTTATGTTCAACCAAGTTCCTCACCTTGGGAGCACCAGTGTTATTCGTAG